A part of Maridesulfovibrio hydrothermalis AM13 = DSM 14728 genomic DNA contains:
- the pta gene encoding phosphate acetyltransferase, which yields MSKNLYITATEEKSGKSAIALGVMQLLLRDLQHVAIFRPIINDNQTGSRDHDINLIMSYFNLDINYEDTYAYTLKEARELINSGKHSLLLENILNKYSQLEEKYDFVLCEGTDFQGKDQNFEFDINAEIAANLSCPVLLVANGRGKTSEDIIASTQLVIDALEDKGVDTVAAIINRITASKAEMDGILSSIKCKARCTEDLLVYGIAEDESLGNPSMNDVRKWLDASVLYGHGRLDTLVDDYVIAAMRIGNFLEYIETASLIITPGDRSDIILSSLASRLSSSFPDISGILLTGGLQPSASVHRLIEGWTGVPIPILSVDTNTYRTTQLLSELYGRIDPEDQRKTASALGTFESHVNINELRHRLVTSKSIKVTPKMFEYKLVQKAKANKQTIVLPEGTSERVLRAADMLTRRGVADIILLGKGDEVGVKVSSLGLDMHDVRIMDPVASPEFDDYCETYFKLREHKGIRMSDAKDRMMDPTYFASMMVYKGHADGMVSGSVTTTQQTIRPAFEFIKTKPTASIVSSVFLMCLKDRILVFGDCAVNPNPNAEQLAEIALSSAQTAKIFGVEPRVALLSYSTGQSGKGADVEKVKEAARIAKERAPELLIEGPLQYDAAIDPSVAKTKLPDSQVAGRATVFIFPDLNTGNNTYKAVQRSAEQSVAIGPVLQGLNKPVNDLSRGCTVPDIVNTVAITAIQAQAEKGLI from the coding sequence GTGTCCAAGAATCTATACATCACAGCCACAGAAGAGAAGAGCGGAAAATCTGCAATAGCTCTGGGCGTGATGCAGTTGCTGCTCAGAGATCTGCAGCACGTAGCCATCTTCCGACCCATTATTAATGACAACCAGACCGGTTCCCGCGATCACGATATCAACCTGATCATGAGTTACTTCAATCTGGACATTAATTATGAGGACACCTATGCTTACACCTTAAAAGAAGCAAGGGAGCTGATCAACAGCGGCAAACATTCACTGCTGCTGGAAAATATTCTCAACAAGTACAGCCAGCTTGAAGAGAAATACGATTTCGTTCTCTGTGAAGGAACAGATTTTCAGGGAAAAGATCAGAACTTCGAGTTCGATATCAATGCTGAAATTGCCGCAAACCTCAGTTGTCCGGTTCTCCTCGTTGCCAACGGGCGTGGAAAGACCTCTGAAGATATTATAGCCTCTACTCAGCTTGTTATAGATGCACTCGAAGATAAAGGTGTGGACACTGTTGCTGCTATCATCAACAGAATTACCGCATCTAAAGCCGAAATGGATGGGATTCTTTCCAGTATCAAGTGTAAAGCCAGATGCACCGAAGATCTCCTCGTATATGGCATTGCCGAAGATGAATCACTGGGTAATCCCAGCATGAACGATGTGCGTAAATGGCTCGATGCTTCTGTCCTTTACGGGCACGGAAGACTTGATACCCTCGTTGATGACTATGTTATCGCAGCTATGCGTATTGGAAATTTCCTTGAATATATTGAGACAGCAAGCCTTATTATCACCCCCGGTGACCGCTCCGATATTATTTTGAGCAGCCTTGCTTCCAGATTGTCCAGTTCCTTTCCTGACATTTCCGGTATCCTCCTGACCGGTGGACTGCAACCCAGTGCCAGCGTCCACAGGCTTATTGAAGGGTGGACCGGTGTGCCTATTCCGATTCTTTCCGTTGATACAAACACCTACCGTACCACTCAGCTTCTGAGTGAACTTTACGGAAGAATCGATCCTGAAGATCAGCGCAAAACCGCATCTGCTCTCGGGACATTTGAATCTCACGTTAATATTAATGAACTGAGACACAGGCTGGTCACCAGCAAGTCCATTAAAGTTACTCCTAAGATGTTTGAGTATAAACTCGTACAGAAAGCTAAAGCCAACAAGCAGACTATCGTACTGCCTGAAGGAACCAGCGAAAGAGTGTTGCGCGCAGCAGATATGCTTACCCGTCGCGGAGTTGCAGACATCATTCTACTCGGTAAAGGCGATGAAGTCGGAGTTAAGGTTTCTTCACTCGGACTTGATATGCATGATGTAAGAATCATGGACCCCGTCGCTTCTCCTGAATTCGACGATTATTGTGAAACCTACTTTAAGCTCCGTGAGCATAAGGGTATCCGCATGTCTGATGCTAAAGACAGAATGATGGATCCCACTTATTTTGCATCCATGATGGTTTATAAAGGTCATGCGGATGGTATGGTTTCCGGTTCTGTCACCACAACTCAGCAGACCATTCGTCCTGCTTTTGAGTTCATCAAGACCAAGCCCACAGCATCCATTGTTTCCAGTGTATTCCTGATGTGCCTCAAGGATCGTATCCTTGTTTTCGGTGACTGTGCTGTCAACCCCAATCCGAATGCTGAGCAGCTTGCTGAAATCGCATTAAGCTCCGCCCAGACTGCAAAGATCTTCGGTGTTGAGCCTCGCGTGGCGCTTCTGTCCTACTCAACAGGACAGTCCGGTAAAGGGGCTGATGTCGAAAAGGTGAAAGAGGCCGCGCGCATCGCTAAAGAACGTGCTCCGGAACTGCTCATTGAAGGGCCTTTGCAGTATGACGCTGCAATTGATCCTTCCGTTGCCAAAACCAAACTGCCTGACAGTCAGGTTGCCGGACGGGCCACCGTTTTTATTTTCCCTGATCTTAATACTGGTAATAATACATACAAAGCTGTACAGCGTTCTGCGGAACAGTCTGTGGCAATCGGCCCGGTTCTTCAGGGTCTTAATAAGCCTGTTAATGACCTTTCCAGAGGCTGTACTGTTCCAGATATTGTTAACACTGTTGCTATTACCGCAATTCAGGCTCAAGCGGAAAAAGGACTTATTTAA
- a CDS encoding (Fe-S)-binding protein: MNDLSKLAQSLMELDDQMVACMKCGMCQAVCPVFAETMQEADVTRGKIALLEKLAHEMVTDADQVNDKLNRCLLCGSCAVNCPSGVKIMDIFIKARVIVTSYKGLSPAKKLIFKGLLNRPKLFNFLTDMSAKFQGPFAREADQAAGTASCAMLNPLLGKRHFMPLTTRPFRKDYPQVDSPRGLSGLKVAFFPGCVVDKMFPKVGHAAMKIFEHHGVGVFLPKGQACCGIPTLASGDADTFVTLMKQNIKAFEDGSFDYLVTPCATCTATIHEIWLKMIEDEDPIFIEKVKDIADKTMDITAFLVDIVGVKAVESKKGGKVVTYHDPCHLSKSLGVTAQPRTLLKKNADYEFKEMNEANRCCGSGGSFNLYHYDLSKKIGERKKDNVRAVGAEVAATACPACMMQLGDMLSQSGGGVEVKHVLEIYADSLK, from the coding sequence ATGAACGATCTTAGTAAATTAGCTCAAAGTCTTATGGAGCTTGACGACCAGATGGTCGCCTGTATGAAGTGCGGTATGTGTCAGGCTGTCTGTCCTGTCTTTGCTGAAACCATGCAGGAAGCAGATGTGACCCGCGGCAAGATTGCTCTTCTAGAGAAACTCGCCCATGAAATGGTTACAGATGCAGATCAGGTTAACGATAAGCTTAATAGATGTCTCCTTTGCGGTTCCTGTGCTGTAAATTGTCCCAGCGGCGTAAAGATCATGGACATTTTTATTAAAGCCCGTGTTATCGTTACTTCCTATAAAGGACTTTCTCCAGCCAAAAAGCTGATCTTTAAAGGACTTCTTAATCGTCCTAAATTGTTCAACTTCTTGACTGATATGAGTGCCAAGTTTCAGGGTCCGTTTGCCCGCGAGGCCGATCAGGCTGCCGGAACCGCAAGTTGTGCCATGCTGAATCCATTGCTTGGTAAGCGTCATTTCATGCCGCTGACAACGCGTCCTTTCCGTAAAGATTATCCGCAAGTGGACAGTCCGCGTGGATTAAGCGGGCTTAAGGTTGCTTTTTTCCCCGGATGCGTTGTTGATAAAATGTTCCCCAAAGTGGGACATGCAGCCATGAAAATTTTCGAACATCACGGCGTAGGTGTATTCCTGCCCAAAGGACAGGCTTGTTGCGGTATCCCCACACTTGCTTCCGGTGATGCCGATACTTTCGTGACGCTTATGAAGCAGAATATCAAAGCTTTTGAAGACGGCTCTTTTGATTATCTGGTGACACCGTGCGCAACCTGCACCGCCACCATCCACGAAATATGGCTTAAGATGATTGAAGACGAAGATCCTATCTTCATCGAAAAAGTTAAGGATATCGCAGATAAGACTATGGATATCACTGCATTCCTCGTTGATATCGTTGGTGTTAAAGCTGTCGAATCTAAGAAGGGCGGTAAAGTTGTGACTTATCACGATCCTTGCCATCTTTCTAAATCGCTTGGCGTAACAGCTCAGCCTCGTACTCTTTTAAAGAAGAACGCTGATTACGAGTTCAAAGAAATGAACGAAGCCAACCGTTGCTGCGGCAGCGGTGGTAGTTTCAACCTTTACCATTACGATCTGTCCAAAAAGATCGGTGAACGTAAAAAAGACAACGTCCGCGCAGTCGGTGCAGAAGTGGCGGCAACCGCTTGTCCTGCATGTATGATGCAGCTCGGCGACATGCTTTCCCAGTCCGGCGGCGGGGTTGAAGTGAAGCACGTACTCGAAATCTACGCTGATTCTCTTAAGTAG